The Sander vitreus isolate 19-12246 chromosome 24, sanVit1, whole genome shotgun sequence genome segment TTTACTGTTTTTGCAGAAGAATcaaataaacatgttaaaagATTACCAGAAACACATTTATTAACAGCTgccaaaaatgtaatatttgaatAGCTCTAACATAATGCACTGTATTATACAAGTAGGTGATGACATTTAGAAATtgtgaatacaaaataaatgaaaagcaacataaaaaaaagcatactATTTCATGACTATACATAATACCTAAAATACAACATGGCATTCCATTATCATAAAAATAGCCATTTTGTTCACTGTGATGTCATTGTCTTTTTGATTTGGCCGCACTTTACAATCTTTTGCAGGGTGTTTGATAAGTGCAATCGAGTCGTACTTGGTGAGGACTTGACGCTCCACGAAACTAATGACGTGGAATCGAATGTATGATGATGCCTTGATGataaagcaacaaaacacaCCTGGATACTTTGTGACCGGTTAGCAGTGTTACattcaaaccaaaaaaaaaaaaaaaatctctgatgGTGCATGATATTTTCCTGTTAAATCATGTGAAATGTGGTAGGATTGTGTATGCAAAGAAAGTGCGCATGCCACTTTGTAATCCTATTAACAGAATTTGGAGACAGCCTCTGCTGACGCTTTCACAACTACCACACAGGTATCCttattacaaactcatcaacctCCAACTGCAGGAATTGTCGTTTTTCCCTTACTTTCCCCAATAACAAAAAGCTAGTGACATTACATGTTCAAAGACGGTAGAATAACACAAACATACCAAGCGATCCATGATTTCAGCGATGGGCCATGCAtctccaaaaatgtgttttagaaaTATGGAGACGAATTCTTTCTTTTATTGCAAAACAAGTAAGgctcattatttttgttttattcaagaAGAATCCAggaattaatcaaataaaaaaaatggattgaAAAATCCATAATCCACGGAGCCCGTTTACTCGTAACCTCCGGTGAGCACAAAAACCCAGTTTAAATCGGTTTAAACTATTCTGCTCCTTTTGTATGGGGATGTTTTTGTTAAGATTGgtaaaaatcaaaagcaatgaGCCTTAGTAATATGATTGGGAAGGAAGGAACATGCATCAGAGACCAAATAAACACTTAAAGAGCTCCACTGTTCCACTCGAGAGACTGTTGACTACGGTCTCTCTTCATCACGTACTTTCAGAGGTGCATTTAACACGGAAACCATCTACAACCCAACATAATGGTTAGCGTTTTTGTTCATGTCATATCAAGGCAAAGTaaattcaaagtaaaaaaaaaaaaaaaaaaaaaaaagtcattggcATTATGCAAGCAGATAATCCaatacataaaacaaatcaCAGCTAAAAGATAAAATGTCCATGATACGGCCCATCTACAGTTCAAAGCATTATTAAGTAACAGATGTTAATGCAAGAGCGAAGTTACGGTTACAAACATTGCACACAAAAGTAACCTCTCCAAATTGATCCAAGTGTCTTGGGGGAGATTAAATGTTCTGACGTAAAAAGTTCTGTTGTTATCGGTGATGGTTAAGTGAGCGGTTCCCCGTTGCTGGTGACGTTGCCTAGTCTGTCCAGGCACCAGTGACTGGAAGGCTTCCCTTTGGTGGcgtccaaaaacacacacaacagcctCATTGTCTGTTCCATCGCTTCACCACAAGGACCCTGTATAGTCTCCTCCACATCTGTTGTCGACATTGCTTCTCTGACTGATCGCGGAAGTGGGATGTgatgggcgtgtgtgtgtggggggttgttttttttctaatcctGGTGAGTCACTTTAAAGACTTCTCAGcagtttttaaaaagaaagcaaaagagTACAAAAGGGGGGGGAGTGTTGGGGAGTGTTATCCAGATGCATGGCTCTGTGCTGAGTCTCTGTACATGGGGACAGACGGGCACCTGTCGAGCCCCTGGCAGGCGTTTGGTGACGTTTTCTACTCAGATTTGTGGCAGTACAAGTCTTTGAGGGCTTTGAGTTCCTCGATGAGGGTTTTGTTCTGGTTCTCCAGCACAGCCACGCGGTTCTCCAGACACTTGACGTACTCCTTCTTCTTCCTGCGACACTCGCGGGCTGCCTCCCTGTGGGAGTACGTGACTGTGGTTAAGGTCTAAAACAGGCGCATAcatggctacatttacatttaccgATGCATTGGGCATTCGCTCAGTGTGGAGAACCTAAAATGAGCACGTCTCCCCACGATCAAATacacgtgatcgagcgatatttaaaatgcttcattccgttcatagaacgctctgtatcaaagttttcttttttccaaagctccgtaaaccactctctgatcacgtgcatccatgagccaatcagagttgctccctgcaccgcgcagcttagtctagatgtagacagtcacagaggacagagtaatgtgaggaaaattccacaacagatagcagtcggtcataagtcgtcacgaggtttaccagtgtACCGGTAAATGCAACAtcttgtcccgtctgtgttgtttttcagacaacagcagtgctagtttgagtcttttagctcgtagctttagcggcagactgttgtacgtcccgctgttgaatcctctacagtgaaatacagtcacactacaccgtttagctgtcagcattttagccacgtttactactgtagctaatggtaggctaacgttagctgctgtgtaacgtgttattagtgttaactagtgtgacatgcagcgatgtttctggtgcctctaacgtctgttttggagcatcagagcgcaacgcagacatttaagtgggaccgtaatccgcgttgctattttgtccggtagataccgggcacatTTTAACACGCGCCgttaacatgaacagaaaattgcgttgcctggatcttttcacggcaaacacgcatgtttggaaagcggtcgtacaacagctgaaatggctccttcatagtatccttcaacaaaggaggaatgtagcacaatgtggatgtgaaagcagttataattagcctatgtgacaataaaatttgttttggttaaaatcaacaaataatcgtgataattaatcgtgatcaatatattgatcaaaataatcgtgattatcattttggccacaatcgtgcagccctactacttATACATTGGCATGGATATAAGATACAATGATGATGCAGACCAAGTGGCCCGTTGAAATAAGCGTCACAGACAGCTTCCCTTGCTGATATTCAATTACCCTTCAAAGGCTGCAATTATTTGAATGAgaattcaaacaaaaacaactgatCACTGAATAAATTACACTATTTAATAACATAAAAAAGGGTTGAAGAGCGGCAATAAGGAATTATTTAATTCCCAGAGCCAACATTGACACTGCTGAAACCTATCCTAAAGATGCCTGCATGTAGGCCAAGGATTTTGGGACAACTGACTCCGCGACACATCTCAGTGCTTGCTACCGTTTGCACTTTATCTGTATCTAAATGCGAACGACTTGGCAACACTACCGCATCAAGCGAGAAAAATACACACCATTATACaacctcataatacacatacCTGTTTTTCATAAGTCTGACCTCCCTTTTGCGTGTGACTTCCTCTGTGCCTCCTCCTGTGCCCAGTGCAGGCGAAGTCGCCATGACGACCCCGGGAGTGATGGCGCTGGTGGGGGCTGTGCGTATCTGATAGGCCTGGACATCACCTGAGGCGGCTGAcagacaaatacagtatttttatTACTAAAGGGATACAGAAATCCAGACAAATTCACTTGACACACTTTGACCGACGTTTTCCTGGTCTAATTGGTACAGTTTCACGTTCAAACCGTGTTGCAGAAAACTCATTTATTCGCCTTTAGTAGGCTTAAGCAGAACATTATGTGACATTATTTCCCCACCTTGTACAACCACTTGGTTGCTGGGCACTAGGATCTGCTGCCCGTCGCTGGTCTGGGCGTACTGCAGGATGGTGGCACCTTGCTGGCCAGCGTTGGCCATGGTCAGTGTCTGCAGGCCCTGCACTCCATCTGTGCCGTTATTAGCCAGCTGGATGGCCCCACCTTGGGTAATGGCAACTGCAGAGGGACATTGTCACATAGAATTAGAATTCTAGACTCAAACGAACACAAGTGATGTTCTCCCAATCCAGTGCGTAGGACATGGAAATTGCAATACATGGCGGCAGCGGCAAGTAAACACAAATCCATCCGTTCAAATTGTCCCATCCTAAACATGTGTGCCTAAACACCGTTTACTGCAGCAATGACCAACTCATGATCTATAGGTCATACCATCTTCCTGTGGCATCTCTCTTATGCTCCCCCATCTAACATGGGCTTTAATATGTGTCCAAGACAAACTCTGCGTCATGTCAGACAGTATCTGATCCAACAGCATAGGAGCAGAATTTACTTCAATGCCATTGCAAGAGGGGTGTTGACAGATAATCATTCCTTAGTGTGATATAAACCAATGAAATGACAACATTGGCTCAGTGTTATACCATATCTGATTATCAAGACTTTGTATTCACCGATGTCTAAATTCAGTTCGCCTCAGCACGGACACACCCTTACTGCAAAGAGCAAAAGGTCACTGCATGATAGCAGGAAATCCTGCATGTTTCAACACGGAGTACCAGCTTCCCGTATCACAGTGTGTAAAAGTACTCACTGTACTGGCCACTGCTAGTCTGATAGATGGGAGTGGGCATGGTGACTGTGGTGATGGCAGGGGCTGTGTCGTCCTCTGACTTTTCTTCCTCAATTCGAGGCACTGCTGGAGCATCTGACGACAAATCATTCAGAATCTTCCTGTAGATGAGAACAATTACAGAGAAATCTCAGCAAACTGCTGATTGGCAAAATGCtccaaaattattttaaactatTATGTATATTTAATTTGCAGCCTTTTACCTTGGAAGCAGTTACAAGTTAAAGTTATTTTGCTTCCATTTTTCATTCTCTTTCAAACTCAGACATGTGATGTGatgcagacaaaaaaataaatatcaaagCAATAAAATTAAATTGTAAGTGATAAAAGAGCTCTTCTAGAgtcattactttttttgtgaTAAGATACACAGACCTGTAAGAAGGCCGTCTGGACAggatctctctcctcttctgacAATCTGTCACGCTGTCTACAGACTCCTGAGAGTCCTCACTCTCAGCAACAGTCGAAATCTGCAAGTGAACACAAATAAGTACACTCTAACTTCAACAGCTGACTCAACAAAGAAAATCAGCTACATAAAACAACATTGCAACACCATTTACAAGGATTTTGTTTAATTGCGAACACGTAGCAATGTAAAGAATACAATATGCTAAGcaagaaaatacatttacatacaaattacagctACTACCACAATGTTTTTGGAAGGTACTATGCTTATAATGACGTtattaattgtgatgattttaGATGCAAAGTCAATGTCTTTAATGGTAAACGTCTGAATCAAACATGTCAGTATTCAGTAGTTATTATTTGGGCAATAAACCAAAACAAGGGTTATCATGTGCtgtaataaaacaatgaaaaaggttgtttccccccccctctcacctGTACAGTCTGGACTTGTGGGGACTGGATGACAGAAGGCTGAGCAGCTTGGATCACCCCGTGCACTTGGACTGTTTGACCGTTGGGTAACTGCACAAGGGTGACTGTGGGACCACTGGATGTCACCTGGCCAGCTGCTATGGATGCCTGCAACCATGACAACCCACATTCATACCCTGTCTGTATGACAAGTTATTAGCAGTTCTCAGCAGTAGCACTCATTATGCATCTTATATTGCAACGTGTAAATTTAAAGTGGTGATAAGATTTACCTGTCCAATGGTGATCTGCTGGGTCTCAGACTCTGAGACAACTGTTTCACCACTTTGCTGTGTGTCTGCACCAGCCTCCATTGTCGTTTAAAATCTGCCAAAAGTAAGAAACTGCTCATTTGTATATTTACCATTATgcttaaaataaaactgtgcaGCACAACAGTGAGAAAGTGATCTATGGTGTACAGCTAACTCTGGATGTTGTGCCTTATCCACAGTTGTTTGATGATGTTCTAAAAGGAG includes the following:
- the LOC144512689 gene encoding cyclic AMP-responsive element-binding protein 1-like isoform X1, whose protein sequence is MEAGADTQQSGETVVSESETQQITIGQTGYECGLSWLQASIAAGQVTSSGPTVTLVQLPNGQTVQVHGVIQAAQPSVIQSPQVQTVQISTVAESEDSQESVDSVTDCQKRREILSRRPSYRKILNDLSSDAPAVPRIEEEKSEDDTAPAITTVTMPTPIYQTSSGQYIAITQGGAIQLANNGTDGVQGLQTLTMANAGQQGATILQYAQTSDGQQILVPSNQVVVQAASGDVQAYQIRTAPTSAITPGVVMATSPALGTGGGTEEVTRKREVRLMKNREAARECRRKKKEYVKCLENRVAVLENQNKTLIEELKALKDLYCHKSE
- the LOC144512689 gene encoding cyclic AMP-responsive element-binding protein 1-like isoform X2, which produces MEAGADTQQSGETVVSESETQQITIGQASIAAGQVTSSGPTVTLVQLPNGQTVQVHGVIQAAQPSVIQSPQVQTVQISTVAESEDSQESVDSVTDCQKRREILSRRPSYRKILNDLSSDAPAVPRIEEEKSEDDTAPAITTVTMPTPIYQTSSGQYIAITQGGAIQLANNGTDGVQGLQTLTMANAGQQGATILQYAQTSDGQQILVPSNQVVVQAASGDVQAYQIRTAPTSAITPGVVMATSPALGTGGGTEEVTRKREVRLMKNREAARECRRKKKEYVKCLENRVAVLENQNKTLIEELKALKDLYCHKSE